From a region of the Takifugu flavidus isolate HTHZ2018 chromosome 18, ASM371156v2, whole genome shotgun sequence genome:
- the LOC130514611 gene encoding SH3 and cysteine-rich domain-containing protein 2-like isoform X1, producing MMTENNEMESGEAQLQRSPSTASIQPMPSKLQQLKRSLSFKTMMRSKSVENFFQRSFSDARMPPDFITDPPPPSPPLLPGSPLVNNRSPSISPSVSPNPSISSHSPSLSLSPSLPAKPPHPQITHCFQDHVFRKPTNCQHCMNTIVGNSKQALRCKTCKIAAHLWCTSELSQQPCHGKSGAFKRNFSSPMLINDQLSVVKEVQPSQETARIRVDPVYAALRYGTSLAQMSRSSFGSLSESPTRSVGEGGEESEQRRQFSVEEEHSQEAAAPDAAVCSTDAEKEEEEPGTQAQTAAEESSVKVPKRIEVHSIHTYVALYRFLPQEQNDLELHPGDRVQVIDDSNEEWWKGKSGDRVGFFPSNFVQRVRPGERVWRVVQGLPGNRERGHMAVRESQICVGKLEDGETFLKLSSGKKRGLVPADSIEEI from the exons ATGATGACGGAGAACAATGAGATGGAGAGCGGCGAGGCGCAGCTGCAGCGCTCCCCGAGCACCGCGTCCATCCAACCCATGCCATCCAAG CTCCAGCAACTCAAGCGCTCGCTCTCCTTTAAGACCATGATGCGCAGCAAAAGTGTGGAGAACTTCTTCCAGAGGTCCTTCAGCGATGCTCGCATGCCTCCGGATttcatcactgacccaccacctccttctcctccgctTCTGCCCGGTTCTCCTCTTGTAAACAACCGCTCGCCATCCATTTCTCCGTCTGTCAGCCCCAACCCCTCCATCTCATCCCACTCCCCTTCTCTCAGCCTGTCTCCGTCACTGCCCGCCAAGCCTCCCCACCCCCAGATCACCCACTGCTTCCAGGACCACGTCTTTCGCAAACCCACCAACTGTCAGCACTGCATGAACACGATAGTGG gGAACTCCAAACAGGCTCTGCGTTGTAAAACATGCAAGATAGCTGCTCACCTTTGGTGCACGTCCGAACTGTCGCAGCAGCCATGTCATGGGAAG TCTGGAGCGTTCAAGCGAAACTTTAGCTCACCAATGCTCATCAATGACCAATTGTCTGTCGTCAAGGAAGTCCAGCCGAGCCAAG AGACGGCGCGGATACGTGTGGACCCAGTGTACGCTGCCTTGCGCTATGGGACGTCCTTGGCGCAGATGAGCCGCTCCAGTTTTGGCAGTTTGTCTGAGTCACCCACTCGCAGTGTG ggggaggggggtgaggagaGTGAGCAGAGGAGACAGTTcagcgtggaggaggagcacagTCAAGAGGCAGCAG CTCCAGATGCTGCTGTCTGCAGCACCGACGctgagaaagaagaagaagagcccGGCACACAAGCTCAGACTGCTGCGGAGGAGAGCAGCGTGAAG GTGCCCAAGCGCATTGAAGTCCACTCTATTCACACCTATGTAGCACTCTACAGGTTTCTGCCTCAGGAACAGAATGACCTGGAACTTCA TCCTGGCGATCGAGTGCAGGTCATTGATGACTCTAATGAAGAGTGGTGGAAG GGTAAGAGTGGGGACAGAGTTGGATTCTTCCCATCCAATTTTGTGCAGAGGGTTCGCCCAGGAGAGCGTGTGTGGAGGGTTGTCCAGGGTCTGCCAGGCAACCGAGAGAGAGGACATATGGCCGTGAGAGAATCGCAG ATCTGCGTGGGGAAGTTAGAAGATGGTGAGACGTTTCTGAAACTGAGCAGCGGGAAGAAGAGAGGACTGGTTCCAGCCGACTCCATAGAGGAGATCTGA
- the LOC130514611 gene encoding SH3 and cysteine-rich domain-containing protein 2-like isoform X2 yields the protein MMRSKSVENFFQRSFSDARMPPDFITDPPPPSPPLLPGSPLVNNRSPSISPSVSPNPSISSHSPSLSLSPSLPAKPPHPQITHCFQDHVFRKPTNCQHCMNTIVGNSKQALRCKTCKIAAHLWCTSELSQQPCHGKSGAFKRNFSSPMLINDQLSVVKEVQPSQETARIRVDPVYAALRYGTSLAQMSRSSFGSLSESPTRSVGEGGEESEQRRQFSVEEEHSQEAAAPDAAVCSTDAEKEEEEPGTQAQTAAEESSVKVPKRIEVHSIHTYVALYRFLPQEQNDLELHPGDRVQVIDDSNEEWWKGKSGDRVGFFPSNFVQRVRPGERVWRVVQGLPGNRERGHMAVRESQICVGKLEDGETFLKLSSGKKRGLVPADSIEEI from the exons ATGATGCGCAGCAAAAGTGTGGAGAACTTCTTCCAGAGGTCCTTCAGCGATGCTCGCATGCCTCCGGATttcatcactgacccaccacctccttctcctccgctTCTGCCCGGTTCTCCTCTTGTAAACAACCGCTCGCCATCCATTTCTCCGTCTGTCAGCCCCAACCCCTCCATCTCATCCCACTCCCCTTCTCTCAGCCTGTCTCCGTCACTGCCCGCCAAGCCTCCCCACCCCCAGATCACCCACTGCTTCCAGGACCACGTCTTTCGCAAACCCACCAACTGTCAGCACTGCATGAACACGATAGTGG gGAACTCCAAACAGGCTCTGCGTTGTAAAACATGCAAGATAGCTGCTCACCTTTGGTGCACGTCCGAACTGTCGCAGCAGCCATGTCATGGGAAG TCTGGAGCGTTCAAGCGAAACTTTAGCTCACCAATGCTCATCAATGACCAATTGTCTGTCGTCAAGGAAGTCCAGCCGAGCCAAG AGACGGCGCGGATACGTGTGGACCCAGTGTACGCTGCCTTGCGCTATGGGACGTCCTTGGCGCAGATGAGCCGCTCCAGTTTTGGCAGTTTGTCTGAGTCACCCACTCGCAGTGTG ggggaggggggtgaggagaGTGAGCAGAGGAGACAGTTcagcgtggaggaggagcacagTCAAGAGGCAGCAG CTCCAGATGCTGCTGTCTGCAGCACCGACGctgagaaagaagaagaagagcccGGCACACAAGCTCAGACTGCTGCGGAGGAGAGCAGCGTGAAG GTGCCCAAGCGCATTGAAGTCCACTCTATTCACACCTATGTAGCACTCTACAGGTTTCTGCCTCAGGAACAGAATGACCTGGAACTTCA TCCTGGCGATCGAGTGCAGGTCATTGATGACTCTAATGAAGAGTGGTGGAAG GGTAAGAGTGGGGACAGAGTTGGATTCTTCCCATCCAATTTTGTGCAGAGGGTTCGCCCAGGAGAGCGTGTGTGGAGGGTTGTCCAGGGTCTGCCAGGCAACCGAGAGAGAGGACATATGGCCGTGAGAGAATCGCAG ATCTGCGTGGGGAAGTTAGAAGATGGTGAGACGTTTCTGAAACTGAGCAGCGGGAAGAAGAGAGGACTGGTTCCAGCCGACTCCATAGAGGAGATCTGA
- the LOC130514611 gene encoding SH3 and cysteine-rich domain-containing protein 2-like isoform X3, which translates to MLACLRISSLTHHLLLLRFCPVLLFLSPSLPAKPPHPQITHCFQDHVFRKPTNCQHCMNTIVGNSKQALRCKTCKIAAHLWCTSELSQQPCHGKSGAFKRNFSSPMLINDQLSVVKEVQPSQETARIRVDPVYAALRYGTSLAQMSRSSFGSLSESPTRSVGEGGEESEQRRQFSVEEEHSQEAAAPDAAVCSTDAEKEEEEPGTQAQTAAEESSVKVPKRIEVHSIHTYVALYRFLPQEQNDLELHPGDRVQVIDDSNEEWWKGKSGDRVGFFPSNFVQRVRPGERVWRVVQGLPGNRERGHMAVRESQICVGKLEDGETFLKLSSGKKRGLVPADSIEEI; encoded by the exons ATGCTCGCATGCCTCCGGATttcatcactgacccaccacctccttctcctccgctTCTGCCCGGTTCTCCTCTT CCTGTCTCCGTCACTGCCCGCCAAGCCTCCCCACCCCCAGATCACCCACTGCTTCCAGGACCACGTCTTTCGCAAACCCACCAACTGTCAGCACTGCATGAACACGATAGTGG gGAACTCCAAACAGGCTCTGCGTTGTAAAACATGCAAGATAGCTGCTCACCTTTGGTGCACGTCCGAACTGTCGCAGCAGCCATGTCATGGGAAG TCTGGAGCGTTCAAGCGAAACTTTAGCTCACCAATGCTCATCAATGACCAATTGTCTGTCGTCAAGGAAGTCCAGCCGAGCCAAG AGACGGCGCGGATACGTGTGGACCCAGTGTACGCTGCCTTGCGCTATGGGACGTCCTTGGCGCAGATGAGCCGCTCCAGTTTTGGCAGTTTGTCTGAGTCACCCACTCGCAGTGTG ggggaggggggtgaggagaGTGAGCAGAGGAGACAGTTcagcgtggaggaggagcacagTCAAGAGGCAGCAG CTCCAGATGCTGCTGTCTGCAGCACCGACGctgagaaagaagaagaagagcccGGCACACAAGCTCAGACTGCTGCGGAGGAGAGCAGCGTGAAG GTGCCCAAGCGCATTGAAGTCCACTCTATTCACACCTATGTAGCACTCTACAGGTTTCTGCCTCAGGAACAGAATGACCTGGAACTTCA TCCTGGCGATCGAGTGCAGGTCATTGATGACTCTAATGAAGAGTGGTGGAAG GGTAAGAGTGGGGACAGAGTTGGATTCTTCCCATCCAATTTTGTGCAGAGGGTTCGCCCAGGAGAGCGTGTGTGGAGGGTTGTCCAGGGTCTGCCAGGCAACCGAGAGAGAGGACATATGGCCGTGAGAGAATCGCAG ATCTGCGTGGGGAAGTTAGAAGATGGTGAGACGTTTCTGAAACTGAGCAGCGGGAAGAAGAGAGGACTGGTTCCAGCCGACTCCATAGAGGAGATCTGA
- the fbxl20 gene encoding F-box/LRR-repeat protein 20 isoform X1, producing the protein MGKEVNGVPRSRFEMFANSDEAVINKKLPKELLLRIFSFLDVVTLCRCAQVSRSWNVLALDGSNWQRIDLFDFQRDIEGRVVENISKRCGGFLRKLSLRGCLGVGDSALRTFAQNCRNIELLSLNGCTKITDSTCNSLSKFCPKLKHLDLASCTSITNLSLKALSEGCPLLEQLNISWCDQVTKDGIQALVRSCPGLKGLFLKGCTQLEDEALKHIGAHCPELVTLNLQTCSQITDEGLITICRGCHRLQSLCVSGCANITDAILHALGQNCPRLRILEVARCSQLTDVGFTTLARNCHELEKMDLEECVQITDGTLIQLSIHCPRLQVLSLSHCELITDDGIRHLGSGPCAHDRLEVIELDNCPLITDASLEHLKSCHSLDRIELYDCQQITRAGIKRLRTHLPNIKVHAYFAPVTPPPSVGGSRQRFCRCCVLL; encoded by the exons ATGGGGAAGGAGGTAAACGGTGTTCCACGGAGCCGGTTTGAG ATGTTCGCCAACAGTGATGAGGCGGTCATTAATAAGAAGTTACCCAAAGAGCTGCTGCTACG AATCTTCTCCTTTCTGGATGTGGTGACCCTCTGCCGCTGTGCCCAGGTTTCACGG TCCTGGAATGTTCTGGCCTTGGACGGCAGCAACTGGCAACGAATTGACCTTTTTGACTTTCAGAGGGACATCGAG GGTCGCGTTGTGGAGAATATCTCCAAGCGCTGTGGCGGGTTCCTGAGGAAACTGAGTCTGCGGGGTTGCCTCGGAGTGGGTGACAGTGCCCTGAG GACGTTTGCACAGAACTGCAGGAACATTGAGCTTCTGAGTTTAAATGGCTGCACAAAGATTACCGACAG CACGTGTAATAGCCTCAGTAAGTTCTGTCCAAAGTTGAAGCACCTAGACCTCGCCTCTTGTACCTCAATCACTAACCTGTCACTTAAAGCTCTCAG TGAGGGTTGTCCCCTGTTGGAGCAGCTCAACATCTCCTGGTGTGATCAGGTCACCAAGGATGGCATCCAGGCACTGGTGCGGTCCTGCCCTGGACTCAAAGGCCTTTTCCTCAAAGGATGCACTCAG CTTGAGGATGAGGCTCTGAAACATATCGGGGCTCACTGCCCAGAGTTGGTCACGCTGAACTTGCAGACATGCTCA CAGATCACAGATGAGGGACTCATCACCATTTGCCGGGGTTGTCACCGCCTgcagtctctgtgtgtgtcggGCTGTGCCAACATCACAGATGCCATCCTGCACGCCCTGGGACAGAATTGTCCTCGACTCAG AATATTAGAAGTCGCTCGCTGCTCTCAGCTTACAGATGTGGGCTTCACTACATTAGCAAGG aattGTCATGAGCTTGAAAAGATGGATTTAGAAGAATGTGTTCAG ATCACAGATGGAACTCTCATACAATTGTCCATCCACTGCCCTCGTTTGCAAGTCCTG AGCTTGTCTCACTGCGAGCTGATCACTGATGATGGCATCAGACATCTTGGCAGCGGCCCCTGTGCCCATGATCGCCTGGAGGTGATCGAACTGGACAACTGCCCCCTGATCACAGACGCTTCTCTGGAGCACCTGAAGAGCTGCCATAGTCTGGATCGCATCGAGCTCTACGACTGCCAACAGATTACCCGGGCCGGCATCAAGAGACTAAGG ACCCATCTGCCTAACATCAAAGTGCACGCATATTTTGCTCCCGTCACTCCGCCCCCCTCCGTTGGAGGCAGCCGTCAGAGGTTTTGCCGCTGCTGTGTCCTGCTATGA
- the fbxl20 gene encoding F-box/LRR-repeat protein 20 isoform X2 — MGKEVNGVPRSRFEMFANSDEAVINKKLPKELLLRIFSFLDVVTLCRCAQVSRSWNVLALDGSNWQRIDLFDFQRDIEGRVVENISKRCGGFLRKLSLRGCLGVGDSALRTFAQNCRNIELLSLNGCTKITDSTCNSLSKFCPKLKHLDLASCTSITNLSLKALSEGCPLLEQLNISWCDQVTKDGIQALVRSCPGLKGLFLKGCTQLEDEALKHIGAHCPELVTLNLQTCSITDEGLITICRGCHRLQSLCVSGCANITDAILHALGQNCPRLRILEVARCSQLTDVGFTTLARNCHELEKMDLEECVQITDGTLIQLSIHCPRLQVLSLSHCELITDDGIRHLGSGPCAHDRLEVIELDNCPLITDASLEHLKSCHSLDRIELYDCQQITRAGIKRLRTHLPNIKVHAYFAPVTPPPSVGGSRQRFCRCCVLL, encoded by the exons ATGGGGAAGGAGGTAAACGGTGTTCCACGGAGCCGGTTTGAG ATGTTCGCCAACAGTGATGAGGCGGTCATTAATAAGAAGTTACCCAAAGAGCTGCTGCTACG AATCTTCTCCTTTCTGGATGTGGTGACCCTCTGCCGCTGTGCCCAGGTTTCACGG TCCTGGAATGTTCTGGCCTTGGACGGCAGCAACTGGCAACGAATTGACCTTTTTGACTTTCAGAGGGACATCGAG GGTCGCGTTGTGGAGAATATCTCCAAGCGCTGTGGCGGGTTCCTGAGGAAACTGAGTCTGCGGGGTTGCCTCGGAGTGGGTGACAGTGCCCTGAG GACGTTTGCACAGAACTGCAGGAACATTGAGCTTCTGAGTTTAAATGGCTGCACAAAGATTACCGACAG CACGTGTAATAGCCTCAGTAAGTTCTGTCCAAAGTTGAAGCACCTAGACCTCGCCTCTTGTACCTCAATCACTAACCTGTCACTTAAAGCTCTCAG TGAGGGTTGTCCCCTGTTGGAGCAGCTCAACATCTCCTGGTGTGATCAGGTCACCAAGGATGGCATCCAGGCACTGGTGCGGTCCTGCCCTGGACTCAAAGGCCTTTTCCTCAAAGGATGCACTCAG CTTGAGGATGAGGCTCTGAAACATATCGGGGCTCACTGCCCAGAGTTGGTCACGCTGAACTTGCAGACATGCTCA ATCACAGATGAGGGACTCATCACCATTTGCCGGGGTTGTCACCGCCTgcagtctctgtgtgtgtcggGCTGTGCCAACATCACAGATGCCATCCTGCACGCCCTGGGACAGAATTGTCCTCGACTCAG AATATTAGAAGTCGCTCGCTGCTCTCAGCTTACAGATGTGGGCTTCACTACATTAGCAAGG aattGTCATGAGCTTGAAAAGATGGATTTAGAAGAATGTGTTCAG ATCACAGATGGAACTCTCATACAATTGTCCATCCACTGCCCTCGTTTGCAAGTCCTG AGCTTGTCTCACTGCGAGCTGATCACTGATGATGGCATCAGACATCTTGGCAGCGGCCCCTGTGCCCATGATCGCCTGGAGGTGATCGAACTGGACAACTGCCCCCTGATCACAGACGCTTCTCTGGAGCACCTGAAGAGCTGCCATAGTCTGGATCGCATCGAGCTCTACGACTGCCAACAGATTACCCGGGCCGGCATCAAGAGACTAAGG ACCCATCTGCCTAACATCAAAGTGCACGCATATTTTGCTCCCGTCACTCCGCCCCCCTCCGTTGGAGGCAGCCGTCAGAGGTTTTGCCGCTGCTGTGTCCTGCTATGA